One region of Micromonospora ureilytica genomic DNA includes:
- a CDS encoding oligosaccharide flippase family protein — MTGVQVQADTATAGRSGSGMARRLRQLGLLGVSQAGVTVLAFLTQVLLARSLPKADFGAFMAVISLVTLAGPLAIFGVAEFWLQRFGREGERAFRWVRPSIALVVVTSGVLVAALVVWGLLDRHDPHGGDLRIGLAPIILSLVAMALSGSALQLQGAYGRLAALQLAPQVGRLLVAVLTLAFGLSALMVVLGYALVAAVTVAMSVLVIAPFWYGRATLEGHPPVLRRSTRPPRARHLVAATWLFLLGSLFYQLGMQLGVVVSAEFLSAESAAVLAVPMTLLTAIYLLPRIVYQQYFLAKLHRWSRSNRSAVLIAYRAGTVGMISLGLLLGAVVAIVGRYAIPLIFGAEYRTSVPVMAVLALAIPLRFGSASVESLLMSGGLVRQKVLYQGLGSLAYLAGLAIAIPLFGVAGAAWATVLSEAIILVLFWSRAKRDVVAGADLPSWAEIRRMVLKS, encoded by the coding sequence ATGACCGGAGTCCAGGTGCAGGCCGATACGGCTACCGCCGGCCGGTCCGGCAGCGGTATGGCCCGCCGCCTTCGTCAGCTGGGACTGCTCGGGGTCAGCCAGGCCGGCGTCACCGTGCTCGCGTTCCTCACCCAGGTGCTGCTTGCCCGTAGCCTGCCCAAGGCCGACTTCGGCGCCTTCATGGCGGTCATCTCCCTGGTGACGCTGGCCGGGCCGTTGGCCATCTTCGGGGTCGCCGAGTTCTGGCTGCAACGGTTCGGGCGCGAGGGGGAACGGGCGTTCCGTTGGGTACGCCCGTCCATCGCGTTGGTCGTCGTCACGTCCGGTGTGCTGGTCGCCGCGCTCGTCGTCTGGGGATTGCTCGACCGGCACGACCCCCACGGCGGCGACCTGCGGATCGGGCTCGCCCCGATCATCCTGTCGCTCGTCGCCATGGCGCTGTCCGGGTCCGCTCTCCAACTGCAGGGCGCCTACGGGCGGCTCGCGGCGCTGCAGCTGGCACCGCAGGTTGGTCGGCTCCTCGTGGCCGTCCTGACTCTGGCCTTCGGGTTGTCGGCGCTCATGGTGGTGCTGGGGTACGCGCTCGTGGCAGCCGTCACGGTTGCGATGAGTGTCCTGGTGATCGCGCCGTTCTGGTACGGGCGAGCGACGCTGGAGGGTCACCCGCCGGTGCTCCGCCGGTCGACACGGCCACCCCGGGCGCGCCATCTCGTCGCCGCGACGTGGCTGTTCCTACTGGGCAGCCTGTTCTACCAGCTCGGCATGCAGTTGGGCGTCGTCGTCTCGGCGGAGTTCCTGAGCGCGGAGTCCGCCGCGGTGCTCGCCGTGCCCATGACGCTGCTGACCGCGATCTACCTTCTGCCGCGCATCGTCTACCAGCAGTACTTCCTGGCGAAACTGCACAGGTGGTCCCGGTCCAACCGCAGCGCGGTCCTCATCGCGTACCGTGCCGGCACGGTCGGGATGATCAGTCTCGGGCTGCTCCTCGGCGCCGTCGTCGCGATTGTCGGCCGTTACGCCATTCCGCTGATCTTCGGCGCGGAGTACCGGACGTCCGTTCCGGTGATGGCCGTCCTCGCGCTGGCCATCCCCCTGCGCTTCGGTTCGGCCAGCGTCGAGTCGCTCCTGATGAGCGGCGGCCTGGTGCGGCAGAAGGTGCTGTACCAGGGGCTGGGCTCGCTCGCCTACCTGGCCGGGCTGGCCATCGCGATCCCACTGTTCGGCGTGGCTGGCGCCGCATGGGCGACAGTGTTGTCCGAGGCGATCATCCTCGTCCTGTTCTGGTCCCGAGCGAAGCGTGACGTCGTCGCGGGCGCCGACCTCCCCTCCTGGGCGGAGATCCGACGGATGGTCCTCAAGAGCTAG
- a CDS encoding glycosyltransferase, translating into MSSPLFISWKRYQRRSDVLAEALGAEVAWRPSKATPKILRPFDYVAHTRNDLKLIRSRRPSFVVAQAQPHLSALAPYLGRVPYIVDAHNGQFQSWWRRVPSTASILRGAQLVLTHTAEADAIARAEFPGLRTLVVHDPLREIPPAPPRGWVFVVATVAPDEPMDVLIDAIEAMPDVPFATTAPLHRLPPPLRERAERLPNLTTLGFLDLPDYEAAVAAARAVVVLTDRDATQPSGACEALSAGRPLVLSRTQTTEALFGSFATLVANQSDALVEGVRQAIAEDPAAAGRIATAREAWMRRTDAELETLRSHVPARATA; encoded by the coding sequence ATGAGTTCCCCCCTCTTCATTTCGTGGAAGCGTTATCAGCGTCGTTCCGACGTGCTTGCGGAGGCGTTGGGCGCGGAGGTGGCCTGGCGGCCGTCCAAGGCGACACCGAAGATCCTCCGGCCCTTCGACTACGTGGCCCACACGAGGAACGACCTCAAGCTGATCCGCTCGCGTCGGCCATCGTTCGTGGTCGCGCAGGCGCAGCCGCACCTGTCCGCACTGGCGCCCTACCTTGGCCGGGTTCCGTACATCGTCGACGCGCACAACGGGCAGTTCCAGTCGTGGTGGCGCCGGGTACCCAGCACCGCCTCGATCCTGCGTGGCGCGCAGTTGGTCCTGACCCACACCGCGGAGGCCGACGCCATCGCCCGCGCGGAGTTCCCGGGCCTGCGCACGCTCGTCGTGCACGACCCACTTCGGGAGATCCCACCGGCACCGCCACGGGGCTGGGTGTTCGTCGTGGCGACCGTCGCCCCGGACGAGCCGATGGACGTCCTCATCGACGCGATCGAGGCCATGCCAGACGTCCCCTTCGCGACCACCGCACCACTGCACCGGTTGCCACCGCCACTGCGTGAGCGCGCGGAGCGCCTGCCCAACCTCACCACCCTGGGCTTCCTCGACCTCCCCGACTACGAGGCGGCTGTCGCCGCCGCGCGCGCGGTCGTCGTACTGACCGACCGGGACGCCACCCAGCCCAGTGGCGCCTGTGAGGCCCTGAGCGCGGGTCGGCCGCTGGTCCTGTCCCGCACCCAGACGACCGAGGCCCTGTTCGGAAGCTTCGCCACGCTCGTCGCCAACCAGAGCGACGCCCTGGTCGAGGGCGTCCGGCAGGCCATCGCCGAGGACCCGGCCGCGGCCGGGCGGATCGCGACGGCCCGCGAGGCGTGGATGCGGCGGACGGACGCCGAGTTGGAGACGTTGCGGTCGCACGTGCCGGCCAGAGCGACAGCGTGA
- a CDS encoding O-antigen ligase family protein, with the protein MDIMPRKAATAPTEGSGRRLGRYPWAAAQIMAALAMAVIGVKSFFDIFGEKVAADTVDAGMIVTVIGALLMVGSFVATIIAAKRFPTTLAPSILAVLIIGLFSVIGLLAISAREDFVQVFATADVREIFGPHVAPKSGVITQGAQLAVGFAPIALLAVMFFRPNWFSLDLLRWVLLLVILGAVAHSVIAWLQVVGVVPYTYFFNLMSGKVGRASGGYFHPASLGRLLLFAVFILYAAGNRLRVSALARYGVVAFLAATAVVSTHRITILCVALVIVAFELRRLPELLRQISDLPFRTAVWGAGVLVVLMVLAAIRWGAYLWDRALFLLTQVGSLNPTNDEFLHGRGQIWFRVVDVWQDAPWDVWLIGLGYEPWNTHADPLRIFVVWGLLGLALMAIIFVNLWRVTKRAIAVEARWMLTVLYVLTIISALTQKPTSYSYFMWLFFLSILLLVRFFPVPSAPVGVPNDASGDPR; encoded by the coding sequence ATGGACATAATGCCTCGAAAGGCGGCGACGGCCCCGACCGAGGGCAGTGGCCGGCGACTCGGGCGTTATCCGTGGGCCGCTGCCCAAATCATGGCCGCGCTCGCAATGGCGGTTATCGGCGTCAAGTCATTCTTCGACATTTTCGGTGAGAAGGTCGCGGCGGACACCGTGGACGCCGGAATGATCGTGACGGTGATTGGCGCCCTCCTCATGGTGGGTTCTTTCGTCGCCACGATCATCGCGGCGAAGCGATTTCCGACCACTTTGGCGCCCTCGATCCTCGCGGTGCTGATTATCGGCCTGTTCTCGGTCATCGGCCTCCTGGCGATATCTGCACGGGAGGACTTCGTCCAGGTCTTCGCCACGGCCGACGTACGCGAGATCTTCGGGCCACACGTCGCGCCGAAGAGTGGGGTCATCACGCAGGGCGCCCAACTCGCGGTCGGGTTCGCGCCGATCGCGTTGTTGGCGGTCATGTTCTTCAGGCCGAACTGGTTCTCCCTCGATCTGCTGCGGTGGGTGCTGCTGCTCGTGATTCTCGGTGCCGTCGCGCACTCGGTGATCGCCTGGCTGCAGGTCGTCGGCGTCGTTCCGTACACCTACTTCTTCAACCTCATGAGCGGCAAGGTCGGGCGCGCGTCGGGAGGCTACTTCCATCCCGCCTCGCTCGGGCGGCTCCTGCTCTTCGCGGTGTTCATCCTCTACGCCGCCGGTAACCGGCTACGGGTCAGCGCGCTGGCCCGGTACGGCGTCGTCGCATTCCTGGCCGCGACCGCTGTCGTCAGCACGCACCGGATCACCATCCTCTGTGTGGCGTTGGTGATTGTCGCGTTCGAGTTGCGCCGCCTCCCCGAACTCCTCCGGCAGATCTCCGACCTGCCGTTCCGCACGGCCGTCTGGGGGGCCGGCGTCCTCGTCGTTCTGATGGTCCTGGCGGCGATCCGCTGGGGAGCCTATCTGTGGGATCGTGCGCTGTTCCTGCTCACGCAGGTCGGTTCGCTCAATCCCACAAACGACGAGTTCCTGCACGGTCGCGGTCAGATCTGGTTCCGTGTGGTGGATGTGTGGCAGGACGCGCCGTGGGACGTCTGGCTCATCGGACTCGGCTACGAACCCTGGAACACCCACGCCGACCCGTTGCGGATATTCGTGGTCTGGGGATTGCTCGGGCTCGCCCTGATGGCGATTATCTTCGTTAACCTGTGGCGCGTGACGAAGCGGGCCATCGCGGTCGAAGCCCGATGGATGCTCACGGTCCTCTACGTTCTGACGATCATCTCCGCCCTGACGCAGAAGCCAACCTCATACTCGTACTTCATGTGGTTGTTCTTCCTTTCCATCCTGCTTCTGGTCAGGTTCTTCCCCGTTCCGAGCGCGCCGGTCGGTGTGCCCAACGATGCTAGTGGTGATCCCAGATGA
- a CDS encoding acyltransferase family protein: MTDSKQTASGLLRPEIQALRALAVLLVLLFHFWPHRIPGGYVGVDVFFAISGFLITAHLVREVEKNGSVRLRTFWARRIRRLLPASLLVLVATAGAVFIWVPQLYWPQILREIAAATVYVENWQLAHDAVDYLAAENVRSPVQHYWSLSVEEQFYLVWPLLIVLAVLVARRVRRTDPIGAIRVTLGLILVASFAYSVYETSANSAAAYFVTPTRAWEFGAGAMLATLPGLGRSASDSTRAAVSWLGLLLIGVAAFVLHSGTPFPGYAAALPVVGTLAAIWAGAPSPRWSPLRPMASTPVQKLGDWSYSIYLWHWPPIVIFELATGDKMTWPVKLVVIAGVVVLAALTKRLVEDPVRFGLFSGGRRLWPQYAAAATSMVLVLSVVVAGNQLLEQSSQANKSRLEQLMAMGTPCLGANAMVEAQRCEDGALGQELFPEMSMLTKDTGSAYGCYDQEPGATLTSCRVGSQRADATRVALVGDSHAAMLIPAIEGQLNSRNWAVDTYVARGCIWAKVDAADQSDSCYARRQAMMERLGGGPKYDFVIVTGKRNMSVNPQAAAGQIRRYVEAWRPVLERGTRIVVVVDNPALGATDLGCLVDDTANGGDPTRCAVDRKGSLGTGDALEEAAKRTDGKVQMVDLTDLFCTETQCPLVIGNVIVYRDAHHMTATYARTLGPHLVERVAARLAP; encoded by the coding sequence GTGACGGATTCGAAGCAGACCGCTAGTGGGCTTCTGCGACCGGAGATCCAGGCATTGCGGGCGCTCGCGGTGCTGCTGGTGCTGCTGTTCCACTTCTGGCCGCACCGGATCCCGGGCGGATACGTCGGCGTCGACGTCTTCTTCGCGATCAGTGGTTTCCTCATCACCGCCCACCTCGTACGGGAGGTGGAGAAGAACGGCTCGGTCCGCCTCCGTACCTTCTGGGCGCGCCGGATCCGGCGTCTGCTGCCGGCCTCTCTGCTCGTGCTCGTCGCCACCGCGGGGGCCGTCTTCATCTGGGTGCCGCAGCTCTACTGGCCACAGATACTCCGGGAGATCGCGGCAGCGACGGTCTACGTCGAGAACTGGCAACTGGCGCACGACGCCGTGGACTACCTCGCCGCGGAGAACGTCCGGTCGCCGGTACAGCACTACTGGTCGCTGTCCGTGGAGGAGCAGTTCTACCTGGTCTGGCCCCTCCTGATCGTCCTCGCCGTCCTGGTCGCCCGCCGGGTCCGGCGGACGGACCCGATCGGCGCGATCCGGGTCACGCTGGGTCTGATCCTCGTGGCCTCGTTCGCCTACTCCGTCTACGAGACGTCCGCGAACAGCGCCGCGGCCTACTTCGTGACGCCCACCCGGGCATGGGAGTTCGGGGCCGGCGCGATGCTGGCGACCCTGCCGGGGCTCGGACGGTCGGCGAGTGACAGTACTCGGGCGGCGGTCTCCTGGCTGGGGCTGCTCCTGATCGGCGTCGCCGCCTTCGTCCTCCATTCCGGGACACCGTTCCCGGGCTACGCCGCGGCGCTGCCCGTCGTCGGCACGCTCGCCGCCATCTGGGCCGGCGCCCCCAGCCCGCGCTGGTCTCCGCTGCGGCCGATGGCGTCGACGCCGGTGCAGAAGCTCGGCGACTGGTCGTACTCCATCTACCTCTGGCACTGGCCGCCAATCGTGATCTTCGAACTGGCGACCGGCGACAAGATGACCTGGCCGGTGAAGCTCGTCGTCATCGCCGGTGTGGTGGTGTTGGCCGCGCTGACCAAGCGCCTCGTCGAGGACCCGGTGCGGTTCGGCCTGTTCAGCGGTGGGCGGCGGCTGTGGCCGCAGTACGCGGCTGCCGCGACGTCGATGGTGCTGGTGCTGTCCGTGGTCGTCGCCGGTAACCAGCTGCTCGAACAGAGCAGTCAGGCGAACAAGTCGCGTCTCGAACAGTTGATGGCCATGGGCACGCCGTGCCTCGGTGCGAACGCCATGGTCGAGGCGCAGCGTTGCGAGGACGGTGCCCTCGGCCAGGAGTTGTTCCCCGAGATGTCGATGCTCACGAAGGACACGGGTTCCGCCTACGGATGCTATGACCAGGAGCCGGGCGCGACGCTCACGTCGTGTCGTGTCGGTTCGCAACGGGCCGACGCGACCCGTGTCGCGCTCGTGGGCGACTCGCACGCTGCCATGCTCATCCCCGCCATCGAGGGTCAGCTCAACTCCCGGAACTGGGCGGTCGACACCTACGTCGCCCGTGGCTGCATCTGGGCGAAGGTGGATGCGGCAGATCAGTCCGACTCGTGCTATGCGCGACGGCAGGCGATGATGGAGCGGCTCGGCGGCGGCCCGAAGTACGACTTCGTGATCGTGACCGGCAAGCGCAATATGAGCGTCAACCCCCAGGCGGCGGCCGGCCAGATCCGCAGGTACGTCGAGGCGTGGCGTCCGGTGCTGGAGCGGGGAACCAGGATCGTCGTGGTGGTGGACAACCCGGCGCTCGGCGCGACAGACCTCGGCTGCCTGGTGGACGACACGGCCAACGGCGGGGATCCGACGCGGTGCGCGGTCGACCGGAAGGGCTCGCTCGGCACAGGGGACGCCCTCGAGGAGGCCGCGAAGCGGACCGACGGCAAGGTGCAGATGGTCGACCTGACCGATCTGTTCTGCACCGAGACCCAGTGTCCGTTGGTGATCGGTAACGTCATCGTCTACCGCGACGCGCACCACATGACGGCGACCTACGCGCGGACCCTTGGACCCCATCTCGTCGAGCGTGTCGCGGCACGTCTCGCGCCCTGA
- a CDS encoding glycosyltransferase family 39 protein encodes MVELAPLASSPEVTAADPVRAEARRPAARQDQVARWMVPIVPALAAFLIALYGVDRRQLWRDEIATWAASTKSLEGLRGLVEVTDAVIAPYYLLMHGWIAVFGESEASLRMPSVLAVALTASLAAVIGRKLFDPTTGLLAGLLVAVMPTISRYAQETRPYALAAAAVALATLLLLRATERPTWLRWLAYALVVAAAGLLHMVALLLLPAHLVYVLSLRQKKVIVRWFLGATAGVIPVLPLAWKGSEQAQQVSWIPEATWESTGNEIVRVTGSVTVSALIVGLALLGAVTLGRRGALLGTWAVAPFYVLLLISPVAALLIHRYVLFTLPAWCLLAVVAVTRHVQPASDTATSAAPGAATAPWRRRVVPVMLVLLCAAFALPTHVENRGNVVPGEPDLRGAVAVLATDATVGDALGIHAAYASRLQDGVNYYLRRTAGPRLDTVFTAWPGGVPTYAQTCRNGECLSSAKRLWLISGPTQVDLHPSLKPHLAGFEQARVVQLTGVTVSLWLPTGRV; translated from the coding sequence ATGGTCGAGTTGGCCCCCCTCGCCAGTTCGCCGGAGGTGACCGCCGCAGACCCGGTACGCGCGGAAGCACGCCGTCCCGCTGCCCGGCAGGATCAGGTGGCGCGCTGGATGGTGCCGATCGTGCCCGCCCTCGCCGCGTTCCTCATCGCGCTCTACGGTGTCGACCGCCGGCAGCTCTGGCGTGACGAGATCGCCACGTGGGCGGCGTCAACGAAGTCCCTGGAGGGGCTGCGGGGCCTGGTGGAGGTGACCGACGCGGTCATCGCCCCCTACTACCTTCTGATGCACGGGTGGATCGCCGTGTTCGGCGAATCGGAGGCGTCCCTGCGGATGCCGTCCGTTCTCGCGGTGGCGCTCACCGCCTCGCTGGCCGCCGTCATCGGCCGGAAGCTGTTCGACCCGACGACTGGACTGCTCGCCGGTCTGCTCGTCGCCGTGATGCCAACCATCTCCCGGTACGCCCAGGAGACGCGCCCCTACGCTCTCGCCGCCGCGGCGGTGGCGCTGGCGACCCTGCTGCTGCTGCGCGCGACGGAGCGGCCGACGTGGTTGCGGTGGCTCGCGTACGCCCTCGTGGTGGCCGCGGCCGGGTTGTTGCACATGGTCGCGTTGCTGTTGTTGCCGGCGCACCTGGTGTACGTGCTGAGCCTTCGCCAAAAGAAGGTCATCGTGCGCTGGTTCCTGGGGGCGACCGCAGGTGTCATCCCCGTTCTTCCCCTCGCCTGGAAGGGGTCTGAGCAGGCCCAACAGGTGTCGTGGATCCCGGAGGCCACCTGGGAGAGCACCGGCAACGAGATCGTGCGGGTGACGGGCAGCGTCACGGTCAGTGCGCTGATCGTCGGGCTGGCCCTTCTTGGCGCAGTGACGCTCGGCCGTCGCGGTGCTCTGCTCGGCACCTGGGCCGTCGCGCCGTTCTACGTGCTGCTCCTCATCTCGCCGGTGGCGGCGCTACTCATCCACCGGTACGTGCTGTTCACCCTGCCGGCATGGTGCCTGCTGGCCGTCGTGGCCGTGACCCGGCACGTGCAGCCAGCGTCCGATACGGCGACGTCAGCAGCGCCCGGCGCGGCGACGGCGCCCTGGCGGCGACGCGTGGTGCCGGTGATGCTGGTCTTGCTGTGTGCCGCTTTCGCGCTGCCGACGCACGTGGAGAACCGAGGCAACGTCGTGCCGGGCGAGCCAGATCTGCGGGGCGCGGTCGCGGTCCTCGCGACGGACGCCACCGTCGGCGACGCGCTCGGAATCCATGCCGCATACGCCAGCCGACTACAGGACGGCGTGAACTACTACCTGCGTCGGACCGCAGGTCCGAGACTGGACACCGTCTTCACGGCTTGGCCCGGCGGCGTCCCAACGTACGCCCAGACCTGCCGAAACGGGGAGTGCCTCAGCTCCGCCAAGCGGCTGTGGCTGATCAGCGGGCCGACCCAGGTTGACCTGCATCCGTCACTGAAGCCGCATTTGGCCGGCTTCGAGCAGGCCCGGGTGGTTCAGCTCACCGGGGTCACGGTGTCGCTCTGGCTGCCCACGGGACGCGTCTGA
- a CDS encoding alginate lyase family protein codes for MAWAGRRGVLAALMGLGLLAVSGGLLAFSADEPESEAARAAWLVDPIPPAPPLTESRDPRSGFVHPGVLVSSEQLNFVSRKVRAGEEPWRSAWLAMQRSQYAELSWRPRPMSTVDCGFYSQPDAGCTAEAEDAVAAYTHALMWCFTRDRRYAEKAIDIVDAWSGVLKKHTNSNAPLQAGWAGATFARTAELIKHTYTGWDPASLARAQRMLRTVYLPAVLAGTNGTRAGNWELIMLDAAVGISVFLDDRASFLKATEKWRLRLRAYVYLSGDGPMPYAPPGDAFTKSQLTDYWGGQTPLVDGLAQETCRDFLHTGWGLAAAAHVAETAWIQGRDLYAEARERLTRALEFHTGFELGKSVPPWLCGGRLVTGLAPSPEIALNHYTTRMKLDLPNTRRVVEADRPAGPPAYFYAWETLTHAGNPN; via the coding sequence ATGGCATGGGCCGGTAGGCGCGGCGTGCTGGCGGCACTGATGGGCCTCGGCCTCCTGGCCGTCAGCGGTGGTCTCCTGGCCTTCTCGGCCGACGAGCCGGAGAGCGAGGCGGCGCGAGCCGCCTGGCTCGTCGATCCCATTCCGCCGGCGCCACCGTTGACCGAGTCGCGCGATCCCCGCAGCGGGTTCGTCCATCCTGGTGTGTTGGTGAGCAGCGAGCAGTTGAACTTCGTGAGCCGCAAGGTCAGGGCTGGCGAGGAGCCCTGGCGATCGGCCTGGCTCGCCATGCAGCGCAGCCAGTACGCCGAGCTGTCCTGGCGCCCGCGACCCATGTCCACGGTGGACTGTGGCTTCTACTCCCAGCCGGACGCCGGATGCACAGCAGAGGCCGAGGACGCGGTGGCCGCGTACACGCATGCGTTGATGTGGTGCTTCACCCGTGACCGCAGGTACGCGGAGAAGGCCATCGACATCGTGGACGCCTGGTCGGGCGTGCTCAAGAAGCACACCAACTCCAACGCGCCGCTGCAGGCGGGTTGGGCTGGGGCGACGTTCGCACGAACCGCAGAGCTGATCAAGCACACCTACACCGGCTGGGATCCGGCATCGTTGGCCCGCGCCCAACGGATGCTCCGGACGGTCTACCTGCCGGCCGTGCTCGCCGGCACCAACGGCACCAGGGCGGGGAACTGGGAGCTGATCATGCTCGATGCTGCGGTCGGCATCTCGGTCTTCCTCGACGATCGCGCCTCGTTCCTCAAGGCGACTGAAAAGTGGCGGCTGCGCCTGCGGGCGTATGTCTATCTGAGTGGCGACGGACCCATGCCGTACGCGCCGCCCGGTGATGCCTTCACGAAGTCGCAGCTCACCGACTACTGGGGCGGGCAGACCCCGCTCGTCGACGGGCTCGCACAGGAGACTTGCCGAGACTTCCTGCACACCGGTTGGGGTCTCGCGGCGGCGGCCCACGTCGCCGAGACGGCGTGGATCCAGGGCCGCGACCTGTATGCCGAGGCGCGCGAGCGGTTGACCCGTGCTTTGGAGTTCCACACCGGGTTCGAGCTGGGCAAGTCGGTGCCGCCCTGGCTGTGCGGCGGTCGGCTCGTGACGGGGTTGGCGCCCTCGCCCGAGATCGCCCTGAACCACTACACCACCAGGATGAAGCTCGACCTGCCGAACACCAGGCGGGTGGTGGAGGCGGACCGACCGGCCGGACCGCCCGCCTACTTCTACGCCTGGGAGACGTTGACCCACGCCGGAAACCCGAACTGA
- the rdgB gene encoding RdgB/HAM1 family non-canonical purine NTP pyrophosphatase yields MNRVLLATRNRKKLVELQRILDGALGAHRIALLGLDDVEQYAELPETGLTFGENALIKAREGCRQSGLPTIADDSGLAVDALNGMPGVFSARWSGQHGNDGANLQLVLDQIADVPDEQRAASFVCTVALVLPGGKEHLVDGRQPGRVLRAPRGDGGFGYDPIFLGDGQDRTNAELTPAEKDAISHRGKALRELAKLVAKVLPPSTD; encoded by the coding sequence ATGAACAGGGTCCTGCTTGCCACCCGTAATCGGAAGAAGCTGGTTGAGCTGCAGCGGATCCTGGACGGCGCGCTCGGCGCGCACCGGATCGCCCTGCTCGGGCTGGACGACGTCGAGCAGTACGCCGAGCTGCCGGAGACCGGCCTGACCTTCGGCGAGAACGCGCTGATCAAGGCGCGGGAGGGCTGCCGGCAGAGCGGGTTGCCGACCATAGCCGACGACTCCGGGCTCGCGGTCGACGCGCTCAACGGGATGCCTGGGGTGTTCAGCGCCCGCTGGTCCGGCCAGCACGGCAACGACGGGGCCAACCTTCAGCTGGTGCTGGATCAGATCGCCGACGTGCCGGACGAGCAGCGGGCGGCCTCGTTCGTCTGCACTGTGGCGTTGGTGCTGCCCGGAGGCAAGGAGCACCTCGTCGACGGCCGGCAGCCCGGGCGGGTGCTGCGCGCGCCGCGCGGTGACGGCGGGTTCGGCTACGACCCGATCTTCCTGGGCGACGGGCAGGACCGGACCAACGCCGAGCTGACCCCGGCGGAGAAGGACGCCATCAGCCACCGGGGCAAGGCGTTGCGCGAGTTGGCCAAACTGGTCGCCAAGGTGCTGCCGCCGTCCACAGACTGA
- the rph gene encoding ribonuclease PH, producing the protein MARPDGRGPSQLRPVTLTRAWSTHPEGSVLVEFGGTRVLCTASVTEGVPRWRKGSGLGWVTAEYAMLPRATNTRSDRESVKGRVGGRTHEISRLIGRSLRASIDLKALGENSVVLDCDVLQADGGTRTAAITGAYVALHDAVGWLAARKALAGKPEKVMHRSVAAVSVGIIAGEARLDLCYEEDVAAEVDMNVVCTGAGDFVEVQGTGEAGVFARDQLDALLDLAVAGCAELAEAQRKALAS; encoded by the coding sequence ATGGCGCGACCTGACGGGCGAGGGCCCTCTCAACTTCGACCGGTGACCCTGACCCGTGCCTGGAGCACCCATCCGGAGGGCTCGGTGCTCGTCGAGTTCGGCGGCACCCGGGTGCTCTGCACGGCGAGCGTCACCGAGGGGGTGCCCCGCTGGCGCAAGGGCTCCGGGCTCGGCTGGGTGACCGCCGAGTACGCGATGCTGCCCCGGGCCACCAACACCCGCTCCGACCGGGAGAGCGTCAAGGGCCGGGTCGGTGGCCGCACCCACGAGATCTCCCGGCTGATCGGCCGCAGCCTGCGGGCCAGCATCGACCTCAAGGCGCTCGGCGAGAACTCGGTCGTCCTCGACTGCGACGTGCTCCAGGCCGACGGCGGCACCCGCACGGCAGCGATCACCGGCGCGTACGTCGCGTTGCACGACGCGGTGGGCTGGCTCGCCGCCCGGAAGGCGTTGGCCGGCAAGCCGGAGAAGGTGATGCACCGTTCGGTGGCCGCGGTCAGCGTGGGGATCATCGCGGGGGAGGCCCGGCTCGACCTCTGCTACGAGGAGGACGTCGCCGCCGAGGTGGACATGAACGTGGTGTGCACCGGCGCGGGCGACTTCGTCGAGGTGCAGGGCACCGGCGAGGCGGGCGTGTTCGCCCGCGACCAGCTCGACGCCCTGCTCGACCTGGCCGTCGCCGGCTGCGCCGAGTTGGCCGAAGCCCAGCGAAAGGCTCTCGCCTCGTGA